One Phaseolus vulgaris cultivar G19833 chromosome 4, P. vulgaris v2.0, whole genome shotgun sequence DNA window includes the following coding sequences:
- the LOC137837865 gene encoding sucrose synthase 7-like, whose amino-acid sequence MASFTTSTSSLKRSDSITDSMPDALKQSRFHMKRCFGRFVASGKRLMKQYHVMADVEKSVEDKTERKKLLDGMLGYIFSCTQEAAVVPPHVAFAVRPNPGFWEYVKVNADDLQVEGIDAVEYLKLKEMIFDEKWANDENALELDFGAVDFTTPRMVLSSSIGNGLNFTTKILTSKLSEISQSINPLLDYLLSLNYQGESLMINDTLNTMAKLQQALKVAEAYVSALHKDTPYHKFEDRFKEWGFDKGWGNTAGRVGETMKLLSEVLESADPVKLESLFSRLPNMFNIVILSIHGYFGQADVLGLPDTGGQVVYILDQVRALEEELLHKIELQGLDVKPQILVVTRLIPDAKGTTCNQEQEPVTHTKHSHILRVPFYTEKGMLRQWVSRFDIYPYLERFSQDATAKILDIMEDKPDLIIGNYTDGNLVASLMASKLGVTQATIAHALEMTKYEDSDAKWMAFDDKYHFSCQFSVDIIAMNAADFIITSTYQEIAGSKQKPGQYEKHTAFTMPGLCRAVSGINVFDPKFNIAAPGADQSVYFPSTEKDQRLTSFHPAIQELLYSKDDNEEHIGFLEDMKKPIMFSMARLDKVKNLSGLVEWYARNTRLRNAVNLVIVGGFFNPAKSKDREETEEIKKIHFLMKEYNLKGQFRWIAAQTDRYRNGELYRCIADTKGVFVQPALYEAFGLTVIEAMNCGLPTFATNQGGPAEIIVDGVSGFHINPYNGDESSDKIADFFERCKTDSEHWDRMSKAGLQHINECYTWKIYANKVLNMGSIYGFWRRLNKEQKLAKERYIHMFYNLQFRHLAKKVPIPSETSQYPTQMPKPSAPSPPRRPATKSMHQRVNGHGIVGAPLSLLTSAVPPKVKDKPTTNGEGVRDGTTIREQNGGGVFGLRWLISIIAFAWAIHYFLNNLDRLLFTREQ is encoded by the exons ATGGCTTCTTTTACCACCTCAACCTCGTCCTTGAAGAGATCAGATTCGATCACAGATAGCATGCCAGATGCCTTGAAGCAAAGCCGGTTTCATATGAAGAGATGCTTTGGCAG GTTTGTTGCAAGTGGGAAGAGGTTAATGAAACAGTATCATGTGATGGCGGATGTGGAGAAGTCAGTTGAAGACAAAACTGAGAGGAAAAAACTTTTAGATGGCATGTTGGGTTACATCTTCAGTTGCACTCAG GAAGCAGCTGTTGTTCCACCACATGTTGCTTTTGCAGTGAGGCCTAATCCTGGCTTCTGGGAATATGTTAAAGTGAATGCTGATGATTTGCAAGTAGAAGGCATTGACGCTGTAGAATACTTGAAGCTCAAGGAAATGATATTTGATGAGAAATG GGCAAATGATGAAAACGCTTTGGAGTTAGATTTTGGAGCTGTTGATTTCACCACCCCTCGCATGGTTCTTTCTTCTTCTATTGGGAATGGACTAAACTTTACTACCAAGATCTTGACCTCAAAGTTGAGTGAGATCTCCCAAAGCATAAATCCTTTGCTGGACTACTTGTTGAGCCTTAACTATCAAGGAGAG AGTCTTATGATCAATGACACTTTGAATACCATGGCAAAGCTTCAGCAAGCGCTGAAGGTGGCTGAAGCCTATGTATCTGCACTCCACAAAGATACACCATACCATAAATTTGAAGACAG ATTCAAGGAATGGGGATTTGATAAAGGTTGGGGCAACACTGCTGGAAGGGTTGGAGAGACAATGAAATTACTTTCTGAGGTACTAGAATCAGCAGATCCGGTGAAATTGGAATCACTTTTCAGCAGGCTTCCAAACATGTTCAACATAGTTATCCTCTCTATTCATGGATACTTTGGCCAAGCAGATGTCCTTGGATTGCCAGACACTGGAGGCCAG GTGGTATATATTCTTGATCAAGTGAGGGCCTTAGAGGAGGAGCTACTCCATAAGATTGAGCTGCAAGGCCTTGATGTGAAGCCTCAGATTCTAGTG GTAACTCGTCTTATACCAGATGCCAAAGGAACCACATGCAACCAAGAACAAGAACCTGTCACCCACACTAAGCACTCCCACATTCTCagggtccctttttatacagaAAAGGGAATGCTTCGTCAATGGGTCTCCCGTTTTGATATCTACCCTTATTTAGAAAGATTTTCTCAG GATGCTACTGCTAAGATTCTGGATATCATGGAAGACAAGCCTGACCTCATTATTGGAAATTACACTGACGGAAACTTGGTGGCATCCTTAATGGCTTCTAAACTCGGAGTGACTCAG GCAACCATTGCTCATGCTTTGGAGATGACCAAATATGAGGACTCAGATGCCAAATGGATGGCGTTTGATGATAAGTACCACTTCTCATGTCAGTTCTCAGTTGACATAATAGCAATGAATGCAGCTGATTTCATTATAACTAGCACATACCAAGAGATAGCTGGAAG CAAGCAAAAGCCAGGACAATATGAAAAACACACTGCATTCACCATGCCTGGACTTTGTCGCGCAGTCTCCGGCATCAATGTTTTTGATCCAAAGTTCAACATTGCTGCACCTGGAGCTGATCAATCTGTCTACTTCCCTTCCACAGAGAAGGACCAGCGGTTGACTTCATTTCATCCCGCTATTCAAGAACTACTTTATAGTAAGGATGACAATGAAGAACACAT AGGCTTTTTGGAAGACATGAAGAAACCAATCATGTTCTCCATGGCCAGGCTTGACAAAGTGAAGAACCTTAGTGGCCTAGTTGAGTGGTATGCAAGAAATACGAGGCTCAGAAACGCGGTGAACCTTGTGATTGTTGGAGGATTCTTCAATCCAGCCAAATCCAAAGACAGAGAAGAAACTGAGGAAATCAAGAAGATACATTTCTTGATGAAGGAGTACAATCTAAAGGGGCAATTCAGATGGATTGCAGCTCAAACAGACCGCTACCGCAATGGTGAGTTGTACCGGTGCATTGCAGATACAAAGGGAGTGTTTGTGCAACCAGCATTGTATGAGGCCTTTGGTCTAACAGTCATTGAGGCAATGAACTGTGGATTACCAACTTTTGCAACAAATCAAGGTGGACCAGCAGAAATTATTGTTGATGGGGTCTCAGGCTTTCACATTAATCCTTACAATGGAGATGAGTCAAGTGACAAGATTGCTGACTTCTTTGAAAGGTGCAAGACTGATTCTGAGCATTGGGACAGAATGTCAAAAGCTGGTCTTCAGCACATCAATGAATG CTATACATGGAAGATATATGCAAACAAGGTCTTGAACATGGGATCAATTTATGGTTTTTGGAGAAGATTGAACAAGGAGCAAAAGTTGGCAAAGGAAAGATACATCCACATGTTCTATAATCTTCAATTCAGGCACTTG GCAAAAAAGGTACCCATTCCTAGTGAGACATCCCAATATCCTACGCAAATGCCAAAGCCTTCTGCTCCATCTCCACCCAGAAGACCAGCAACAAAATCCATGCATCAAAGAGTTAATGGACATGGCATAGTTGGAGCTCCTCTAAGCCTATTAACATCAGCAGTACCACCAAAAGTTAAAGACAAGCCAACAACAAA TGGTGAAGGTGTGAGAGATGGAACAACTATTCGTGAACAAAATGGTGGTGGTGTGTTTGGATTACGTTGGTTGATCTCCATAATTGCTTTTGCATGGGCCATTCATTACTTTTTAAACAATTTGGACCGTCTGTTGTTCACAAGAGAGCAATGA
- the LOC137837866 gene encoding protein argonaute 1 — MGKKKRSEGPGGGESSETQRPAERSAPPQQQAAAPGGTGPQGGGRGWGPQGGRGGYGGGRSRGMPQQQYAIPQQQYGAPPDYQGRGRGGSSQQGGRGGYGGGRGGGGGVGGGGGRGLGSSYGGHSRPPVPELHQATSVQSYPTGVSPQPILPEASSSLPPEPVDLEQSMGQMVIHSEAAPTPPPQSKSSMRFPLRPGKGSYGIKCIVKANHFFAELPNKDLHQYDVTITPEVTSRGVNRAVMEQLVRLYRESHLGKRLPAYDGRKSLYTAGPLPFISKEFRITLIDDDEGAAGGQRRDREFKVVIKLAARADLHHLGLFLQGKQTDAPQEALQVLDIVLRELPTTRYCPVGRSFYSPDLGRRQPLGEGLESWRGFYQSIRPTQMGLSLNIDMSSTAFIEPLPVIDFVTQLLNRDVSARPLSDADRVKIKKALRGIKVEVTHRGNMRRKYRISGLTSQATRELTFPVDERGTMKSVVEYFYETYGFVIQHTQWPCLQVGNTQRPNYLPMEVCKIVEGQRYSKRLNERQITALLKVTCQRPVERERDIMQTVYHNAYHEDPYAKEFGIKISEKLAQVEARILPAPWLKYHDTGREKDCLPQVGQWNMMNKKMVNGGTVNNWFCINFSRSVQDSVARGFCYELAQMCYISGMAFNPEPVVPPVSARPDQVEKVLKTRYHDAKNKLQGRELDLLIVILPDNNGSLYGDLKRICETDLGLVSQCCLTKHVFKMSKQYLANVALKINVKVGGRNTVLVDALSRRIPLVGDRPTIIFGADVTHPHPGEDSSPSIAAVVASQDYPEITKYAGLVCAQAHRQELIQDLFKQWQDPVRGTVTGGMIKELLISFRRATGQKPQRIIFYRDGVSEGQFYQVLLFELDAIRKACASLEPNYQPPVTFVVVQKRHHTRLFASNHHDKSSVDRSGNILPGTVVDSKICHPTEFDFYLCSHAGIQGTSRPAHYHVLWDENNFTADALQTLTNNLCYTYARCTRSVSIVPPAYYAHLAAFRARFYMEPETSDSGSMTSGAVAGRGMGGGMGRSTRAPGANAAVRPLPALKENVKRVMFYC; from the exons ATGGGAAAAAAGAAAAGATCTGAAGGACCTGGTGGGGGAGAAAGCTCCGAGACTCAACGCCCTGCTGAAAGAAGTGCACCGCCCCAACAACAGGCTGCTGCCCCTGGAGGGACTGGACCTCAAGGAGGAGGTAGAGGCTGGGGTCCCCAAGGAGGCCGTGGAGGTTATGGTGGGGGCCGTAGCCGTGGGATGCCTCAACAGCAATATGCCATCCCCCAACAGCAATATGGCGCTCCTCCTGATTATCAAGGTAGGGGACGGGGAGGGTCTTCTCAGCAAGGAGGTCGTGGAGGATATGGTGGTGGccgtggtggtggtggtggcgtTGGCGGTGGCGGTGGCCGAGGCCTAGGTTCTTCTTATGGTGGTCATTCTAGGCCACCAGTACCCGAGCTGCACCAAGCAACCTCAGTTCAATCATATCCAACTGGGGTCAGTCCTCAGCCTATATTACCAGAGGCCAGTTCCTCCCTGCCACCTGAACCGGTGGATTTGGAGCAATCAATGGGGCAAATGGTGATTCATTCTGAAGCTGCTCCTACCCCTCCTCCACAAAGCAAATCTTCTATGAGGTTTCCCCTTCGACCTGGGAAGGGTAGCTATGGCATAAAATGCATTGTTAAGGCTAATCATTTCTTTGCCGAGTTACCAAACAAAGATCTTCATCAATATGAT GTTACAATCACCCCTGAAGTGACATCCAGAGGTGTGAACCGTGCTGTTATGGAGCAATTGGTTAGGCTGTATCGGGAATCTCACTTGGGCAAGAGGCTTCCTGCATATGATGGACGCAAGAGCCTCTATACTGCTGGGCCATTGCCATTTATTTCAAAGGAGTTCAGAATTACTCTTATTGATGATGATGAAGGAGCAGCAGGAGGACAGAG GAGGGACCGAGAGTTCAAGGTGGTGATAAAGTTGGCTGCACGGGCAGACCTTCACCATTTAGGGCTCTTTTTGCAGGGAAAACAAACTGATGCTCCCCAAGAggctttgcaggttcttgacaTTGTACTCCGTGAACTCCCTACTACAAG GTATTGTCCTGTAGGAAGATCATTTTATTCACCTGATCTGGGGAGAAGACAGCCTTTAGGTGAGGGATTGGAGAGCTGGCGAGGTTTCTACCAGAGTATCCGTCCAACTCAGATGGGTTTGTCGCTGAATATTG ATATGTCCTCCACTGCATTTATTGAGCCACTGCCAGTTATTGACTTTGTGACCCAACTGCTGAATAGAGATGTTTCTGCTCGACCACTGTCTGATGCTGATCGAGTGAAG ATCAAGAAAGCTCTTCGAGGAATCAAAGTCGAGGTAACACACCGTGGAAATATGAGAAGAAAATACCGAATCTCTGGCTTGACTTCTCAGGCTACCAGAGAGCTGAC GTTCCCTGTAGATGAAAGGGGAACTATGAAATCTGTTGTGGAGTACTTTTATGAGACATATGGGTTTGTCATTCAACATACTCAGTGGCCTTGTCTGCAAGTTGGTAATACACAGAGGCCAAACTATTTGCCAATGGAG GTATGCAAGATTGTGGAAGGTCAAAGATATTCAAAGAGGTTGAATGAGAGGCAGATCACTGCTCTTCTGAAAGTTACATGCCAGCGTCCTGTTGAGAGGGAGCGTGATATCATGCAG ACTGTATATCACAATGCATACCATGAAGATCCTTATGCCAAAGAGTTCGGAATCAAAATTAGTGAAAAGCTTGCTCAAGTTGAAGCACGCATCCTACCTGCCCCATGG CTCAAGTATCATGACACTGGTAGAGAGAAGGATTGTCTTCCTCAAGTTGGGCAATGGAATATGATGAACAAG AAAATGGTGAATGGGGGCACTGTTAACAACTGGTTCTGCATTAATTTTTCAAGGAGTGTTCAAGATAGTGTTGCCCGAGGCTTTTGCTATGAACTTGCTCAGATGTGCTATATATCTGGCATG GCATTTAATCCTGAGCCAGTTGTCCCACCAGTTAGTGCTCGCCCTGATCAAGTGGAGAAAGTTCTGAAAACCCGTTATCATGATGCAAAGAATAAGCTTCAGGGAAGGGAGCTTGATTTGCTCATTGTTATTTTGCCTGACAATAATGGATCTCTTTATG GTGATCTCAAACGTATATGTGAGACAGATCTTGGACTAGTTTCACAATGTTGTTTGACCAAGCATGTGTTTAAAATGAGCAAGCAGTACCTTGCCAATGTTGCGTTGAAAATTAATGTAAAAGTGGGTGGGAGAAATACTGTACTTGTTGATGCACTTTCACGCCGCATCCCCTTAGTTGGTGATAGACCCACTATTATTTTTGGAGCTGATGTGACTCATCCACATCCAGGAGAGGATTCAAGCCCGTCAATTGCAGCA GTTGTGGCTTCTCAAGATTATCCTGAAATTACGAAGTATGCTGGTTTAGTCTGTGCCCAAGCTCATAGACAGGAACTCATTCAGGATCTTTTCAAGCAATGGCAAGATCCAGTCAGAGGAACAGTGACTGGTGGAATGATCAA AGAACTTCTTATATCTTTTAGGAGGGCTACGGGACAGAAGCCACAGCGCATTATATTTTACAG gGATGGTGTAAGTGAAGGCCAATTTTACCAAGTTCTACTGTTTGAGCTTGATGCTATTCGAAAG GCATGTGCATCCCTTGAACCCAACTATCAACCTCCTGTGACGTTTGTTGTGGTTCAAAAGCGTCATCACACAAGGCTCTTTGCTAGCAACCATCATGACAAGAGTTCTGTTGACAGGAGTGGCAACATATTGCCTG GCACAGTTGTTGATTCTAAAATCTGCCATCCAACAGAGTTTGACTTTTATCTTTGTAGCCATGCTGGAATACAG GGTACAAGCCGTCCTGCTCACTATCACGTGTTGTGGGATGAAAACAATTTTACTGCGGATGCTTTGCAAACTCTTACTAACAACCTTTGCTACAC aTATGCTAGATGCACACGATCTGTTTCAATTG TCCCTCCTGCATATTATGCCCATTTGGCTGCTTTCCGAGCAAGATTTTACATGGAACCAGAGACGTCCGATAGTGGGTCGATGACGAGTGGTGCAGTTGCTGGCCGTGGAATGGGTGGCGGTATGGGTCGAAGTACCAGAGCTCCTGGAGCTAATGCTGCTGTGCGACCACTACCTGCTTTGAAGGAAAATGTGAAGAGGGTTATGTTTTATTGTTAA